The following are from one region of the Ochotona princeps isolate mOchPri1 chromosome 15, mOchPri1.hap1, whole genome shotgun sequence genome:
- the ASIC1 gene encoding acid-sensing ion channel 1 isoform X1, whose amino-acid sequence MELKAEEEEVGGVQPVSIQAFASSSTLHGLAHIFSYERLSLKRALWALCFLGSLAVLLCVCTERVQYYFHYHHVTKLDEVAASQLTFPAVTLCNLNEFRFSQVSKNDLYHAGELLALLNNRYEIPDTQMADEKQLEILQDRANFRSFKPKPFNMREFYDRAGHDIRDMLLSCHFRGEVCSAEDFKVVFTRYGKCYTFNSGRDGRPRLKTMKGGTGNGLEIMLDIQQDEYLPVWGETDETSFEAGIKVQIHSQDEPPFIDQLGFGVAPGFQTFVACQEQRLIYLPPPWGTCKAVTMDSDFFDSYSITACRIDCETRYLVENCNCRMVHMPGDAPYCTPEQYKECADPALDFLVEKDQEYCVCEMPCNLTRYGKELSMVKIPSKASAKYLAKKFNKSEQYIGENILVLDIFFEVLNYETIEQKKAYEIAGLLGELLQAWAPPHAGGGVCWGSRQFNQVDCPALLPPRGPDPADLPTGDIGGQMGLFIGASILTVLELFDYAYEVIKHKLCRRGKCQKEAKRGSADKGVALSLDDVKRHNPCESLRGHPAGMTYAANILPHHPARGTFEDFTC is encoded by the exons ATGGAactgaaggcagaggaggaggaggtgggtggCGTCCAGCCGGTCAGCATCCAGGCCtttgccagcagctccactctgcACGGCCTGGCCCACATCTTCTCGTACGAGCGGCTGTCTCTGAAGCGGGCACTGTGGGCCCTGTGCTTCCTGGGCTCCCTGGCCGTGCTGCTGTGCGTGTGCACGGAGCGTGTACAGTACTACTTCCACTACCACCATGTCACCAAGCTGGACGAGGTGGCCGCCTCCCAGCTCACCTTCCCTGCCGTCACGCTGTGCAACCTGAATGAGTTCCGCTTTAGCCAAGTCTCCAAGAATGACCTATACCACGCTGGGGAGCTGCTGGCCCTGCTCAACAACAG ATATGAGATACCGGACACCCAGATGGCGGATGAGAAACAGCTGGAGATCCTGCAGGACAGGGCCAACTTCCGCAGCTTCAAGCCCAAGCCCTTCAACATGCGCGAGTTTTATGACCGGGCAGGACATGACATCCGAGACATGCTGCTGTCCTGCCACTTCCGGGGGGAGGTGTGCAGCGCTGAAGACTTCAAGGTG gTCTTCACACGGTATGGAAAGTGCTACACCTTCAACTCGGGTCGGGATGGGCGACCACGGCTGAAGACCATGAAGGGCGGCACGGGCAACGGGCTGGAGATCATGTTGGACATCCAGCAGGATGAGTACCTGCCCGTGTGGGGCGAGACCG ATGAGACGTCCTTCGAAGCAGGCATCAAAGTGCAGATACATAGTCAAGATGAGCCCCCCTTCATCGACCAGCTGGGCTTTGGCGTGGCCCCGGGCTTCCAGACCTTCGTGGCCTGCCAGGAGCAGCGG CTCATCtacctgcccccaccctggggcACCTGCAAAGCTGTTACCATGGACTCGGATTTCTTCGACTCCTACAGCATCACCGCCTGCCGCATTGACTGTGAGACGCGCTACCTGGTGGAGAACTGCAACTGCCGTATGGTGCACATGCCAG GAGATGCCCCCTACTGTACCCCAGAGCAGTACAAGGAGTGTGCAGACCCTGCTCTGG ACTTCCTAGTGGAGAAGGACCAGGAGtactgtgtgtgtgagatgcCATGCAACCTGACCCGCTACGGCAAGGAGCTGTCCATGGTCAAGATCCCCAGCAAGGCCTCGGCCAAGTACTTAGCCAAGAAATTCAACAAGTCTGAGCAGTACATAGG GGAGAACATCTTGGTGCTGGACATTTTCTTTGAAGTCCTCAACTATGAGACCATTGAGCAGAAGAAAGCCTATGAGATCGCCGGGCTCCTGGGTGAGCTGCTGCAGGCATGGGCCCCTCCTCATGCCGGGGGAGGGGTATGCTGGGGCTCCCGGCAGTTCAACCAAGTGGattgcccagctctgctccccccCCGGGGCCCTGACCCCGCTGACCTCCCCACAGGTGACATTGGGGGCCAGATGGGGCTGTTCATCGGGGCCAGCATCCTCACCGTGCTGGAGCTCTTCGACTATGCCTACGAG GTCATCAAACACAAGCTGTGCCGCAGAGGCAAGTGTCAGAAGGAGGCCAAGAGGGGCAGCGCGGACAAGGGCGTGGCCCTCAGCCTGGACGACGTCAAGAGACAC AACCCTTGTGAGAGCCTCCGGGGCCACCCTGCCGGGATGACCTACGCTGCCAACATCCTACCTCACCACCCGGCTAGAGGCACCTTTGAGGACTTCACCTGCTGA
- the ASIC1 gene encoding acid-sensing ion channel 1 isoform X3 produces MELKAEEEEVGGVQPVSIQAFASSSTLHGLAHIFSYERLSLKRALWALCFLGSLAVLLCVCTERVQYYFHYHHVTKLDEVAASQLTFPAVTLCNLNEFRFSQVSKNDLYHAGELLALLNNRYEIPDTQMADEKQLEILQDRANFRSFKPKPFNMREFYDRAGHDIRDMLLSCHFRGEVCSAEDFKVVFTRYGKCYTFNSGRDGRPRLKTMKGGTGNGLEIMLDIQQDEYLPVWGETDETSFEAGIKVQIHSQDEPPFIDQLGFGVAPGFQTFVACQEQRLIYLPPPWGTCKAVTMDSDFFDSYSITACRIDCETRYLVENCNCRMVHMPGDAPYCTPEQYKECADPALDFLVEKDQEYCVCEMPCNLTRYGKELSMVKIPSKASAKYLAKKFNKSEQYIGENILVLDIFFEVLNYETIEQKKAYEIAGLLGDIGGQMGLFIGASILTVLELFDYAYEVIKHKLCRRGKCQKEAKRGSADKGVALSLDDVKRHNPCESLRGHPAGMTYAANILPHHPARGTFEDFTC; encoded by the exons ATGGAactgaaggcagaggaggaggaggtgggtggCGTCCAGCCGGTCAGCATCCAGGCCtttgccagcagctccactctgcACGGCCTGGCCCACATCTTCTCGTACGAGCGGCTGTCTCTGAAGCGGGCACTGTGGGCCCTGTGCTTCCTGGGCTCCCTGGCCGTGCTGCTGTGCGTGTGCACGGAGCGTGTACAGTACTACTTCCACTACCACCATGTCACCAAGCTGGACGAGGTGGCCGCCTCCCAGCTCACCTTCCCTGCCGTCACGCTGTGCAACCTGAATGAGTTCCGCTTTAGCCAAGTCTCCAAGAATGACCTATACCACGCTGGGGAGCTGCTGGCCCTGCTCAACAACAG ATATGAGATACCGGACACCCAGATGGCGGATGAGAAACAGCTGGAGATCCTGCAGGACAGGGCCAACTTCCGCAGCTTCAAGCCCAAGCCCTTCAACATGCGCGAGTTTTATGACCGGGCAGGACATGACATCCGAGACATGCTGCTGTCCTGCCACTTCCGGGGGGAGGTGTGCAGCGCTGAAGACTTCAAGGTG gTCTTCACACGGTATGGAAAGTGCTACACCTTCAACTCGGGTCGGGATGGGCGACCACGGCTGAAGACCATGAAGGGCGGCACGGGCAACGGGCTGGAGATCATGTTGGACATCCAGCAGGATGAGTACCTGCCCGTGTGGGGCGAGACCG ATGAGACGTCCTTCGAAGCAGGCATCAAAGTGCAGATACATAGTCAAGATGAGCCCCCCTTCATCGACCAGCTGGGCTTTGGCGTGGCCCCGGGCTTCCAGACCTTCGTGGCCTGCCAGGAGCAGCGG CTCATCtacctgcccccaccctggggcACCTGCAAAGCTGTTACCATGGACTCGGATTTCTTCGACTCCTACAGCATCACCGCCTGCCGCATTGACTGTGAGACGCGCTACCTGGTGGAGAACTGCAACTGCCGTATGGTGCACATGCCAG GAGATGCCCCCTACTGTACCCCAGAGCAGTACAAGGAGTGTGCAGACCCTGCTCTGG ACTTCCTAGTGGAGAAGGACCAGGAGtactgtgtgtgtgagatgcCATGCAACCTGACCCGCTACGGCAAGGAGCTGTCCATGGTCAAGATCCCCAGCAAGGCCTCGGCCAAGTACTTAGCCAAGAAATTCAACAAGTCTGAGCAGTACATAGG GGAGAACATCTTGGTGCTGGACATTTTCTTTGAAGTCCTCAACTATGAGACCATTGAGCAGAAGAAAGCCTATGAGATCGCCGGGCTCCTGG GTGACATTGGGGGCCAGATGGGGCTGTTCATCGGGGCCAGCATCCTCACCGTGCTGGAGCTCTTCGACTATGCCTACGAG GTCATCAAACACAAGCTGTGCCGCAGAGGCAAGTGTCAGAAGGAGGCCAAGAGGGGCAGCGCGGACAAGGGCGTGGCCCTCAGCCTGGACGACGTCAAGAGACAC AACCCTTGTGAGAGCCTCCGGGGCCACCCTGCCGGGATGACCTACGCTGCCAACATCCTACCTCACCACCCGGCTAGAGGCACCTTTGAGGACTTCACCTGCTGA
- the ASIC1 gene encoding acid-sensing ion channel 1 isoform X2, whose amino-acid sequence MPLHIFCSVSFSSGDETPGTLGDIWGAPQKQQRRDNSESEEEQEKQREAARTEGREGHSPLDLVTFANSCTLHGASHVFVEGGPGPRQALWAVAFVLALGAFLYQVGDRIAYYLSYPHVTLLDEVATTELAFPAVTFCNTNAVRLSQLSYPDLLYLAPMLGLDESDDPGVPLAPPGPEAFSGEPFNLHRFYNRSCHRLEDMLLYCSYRGGPCGPHNFSAVFTRYGKCYTFNSGRDGRPRLKTMKGGTGNGLEIMLDIQQDEYLPVWGETDETSFEAGIKVQIHSQDEPPFIDQLGFGVAPGFQTFVACQEQRLIYLPPPWGTCKAVTMDSDFFDSYSITACRIDCETRYLVENCNCRMVHMPGDAPYCTPEQYKECADPALDFLVEKDQEYCVCEMPCNLTRYGKELSMVKIPSKASAKYLAKKFNKSEQYIGENILVLDIFFEVLNYETIEQKKAYEIAGLLGDIGGQMGLFIGASILTVLELFDYAYEVIKHKLCRRGKCQKEAKRGSADKGVALSLDDVKRHNPCESLRGHPAGMTYAANILPHHPARGTFEDFTC is encoded by the exons ATGCCCCTACATATCTTCTGCTCTGTGTCCTTTTCCTCTGGTGACGAGACCCCAGGGACCCTGGGGGACATTTGGGGTGCCCCCCAAAAGCAGCAGCGGCGGGACAACTCcgaatcagaagaggagcaagaGAAGCAAAGGGAGGCAGCGAGGACGGAAGGCAGAGAGGGGCATTCGCCCCTGGACTTGGTGACTTTTGCCAATAGCTGCACCCTCCACGGTGCCAGCCACGTCTTTGTGGAGGGGGGTCCGGGACCCAGGCAGGCCCTATGGGCAGTTGCCTTTGTCCTGGCCCTGGGTGCCTTCCTGTACCAGGTAGGGGACCGCATTGCCTATTACCTCAGCTACCCCCACGTGACTCTGCTGGACGAAGTGGCCACCACGGAGCTGGCCTTCCCGGCCGTCACCTTCTGCAACACCAATGCCGTGCGGCTATCTCAGCTCAGCTACCCTGACCTGCTCTACCTGGCCCCCATGCTGGGGCTGGATGAGAGTGATGACCCCGGGGTGCCCCTCGCTCCTCCGGGGCCTGAGGCCTTCTCGGGGGAGCCCTTTAACCTGCACCGCTTCTACAACCGCTCCTGCCACCGGCTGGAGGACATGCTGCTCTATTGCTCCTACCGAGGGGGGCCCTGTGGTCCCCACAACTTCTCAGCG gTCTTCACACGGTATGGAAAGTGCTACACCTTCAACTCGGGTCGGGATGGGCGACCACGGCTGAAGACCATGAAGGGCGGCACGGGCAACGGGCTGGAGATCATGTTGGACATCCAGCAGGATGAGTACCTGCCCGTGTGGGGCGAGACCG ATGAGACGTCCTTCGAAGCAGGCATCAAAGTGCAGATACATAGTCAAGATGAGCCCCCCTTCATCGACCAGCTGGGCTTTGGCGTGGCCCCGGGCTTCCAGACCTTCGTGGCCTGCCAGGAGCAGCGG CTCATCtacctgcccccaccctggggcACCTGCAAAGCTGTTACCATGGACTCGGATTTCTTCGACTCCTACAGCATCACCGCCTGCCGCATTGACTGTGAGACGCGCTACCTGGTGGAGAACTGCAACTGCCGTATGGTGCACATGCCAG GAGATGCCCCCTACTGTACCCCAGAGCAGTACAAGGAGTGTGCAGACCCTGCTCTGG ACTTCCTAGTGGAGAAGGACCAGGAGtactgtgtgtgtgagatgcCATGCAACCTGACCCGCTACGGCAAGGAGCTGTCCATGGTCAAGATCCCCAGCAAGGCCTCGGCCAAGTACTTAGCCAAGAAATTCAACAAGTCTGAGCAGTACATAGG GGAGAACATCTTGGTGCTGGACATTTTCTTTGAAGTCCTCAACTATGAGACCATTGAGCAGAAGAAAGCCTATGAGATCGCCGGGCTCCTGG GTGACATTGGGGGCCAGATGGGGCTGTTCATCGGGGCCAGCATCCTCACCGTGCTGGAGCTCTTCGACTATGCCTACGAG GTCATCAAACACAAGCTGTGCCGCAGAGGCAAGTGTCAGAAGGAGGCCAAGAGGGGCAGCGCGGACAAGGGCGTGGCCCTCAGCCTGGACGACGTCAAGAGACAC AACCCTTGTGAGAGCCTCCGGGGCCACCCTGCCGGGATGACCTACGCTGCCAACATCCTACCTCACCACCCGGCTAGAGGCACCTTTGAGGACTTCACCTGCTGA